The following are from one region of the Hydrogenophaga sp. BPS33 genome:
- a CDS encoding Zn-ribbon domain-containing OB-fold protein, giving the protein MTQNNPGIGIDAEFQRHLDEGSFKIQRARQSGRAFYYPRVAEPGTGATDLEWFEPSGRGVVYATTVVRVKPPGEPYNVALVDLEEGPRVTSKVVGIAPDAVRIGMRVQARIDAVEGKALLVFVPEDAAT; this is encoded by the coding sequence ATGACACAGAACAACCCAGGCATCGGCATCGACGCCGAGTTCCAGCGGCATCTCGACGAGGGCAGCTTCAAGATCCAGCGCGCGCGGCAGAGCGGGCGCGCCTTCTACTACCCGCGCGTGGCCGAGCCCGGCACCGGCGCCACGGACCTGGAATGGTTCGAACCCAGCGGCCGTGGCGTGGTGTACGCGACCACGGTGGTGCGCGTGAAGCCGCCCGGCGAACCCTACAACGTGGCCCTGGTCGACCTGGAGGAAGGCCCGCGGGTGACGAGCAAGGTGGTGGGCATCGCGCCCGATGCGGTGCGCATCGGCATGCGTGTGCAAGCCCGCATCGATGCGGTGGAGGGGAAGGCCTTGTTGGTGTTCGTGCCGGAGGACGCAGCGACATGA
- a CDS encoding thiolase, which translates to MSDMKFPRGKTAVVGAATFGMGAAPGYEAIDLAVHASLKALAQAGLQPSDVDGLFTTLPQDPFSSLTIAEYLGIHPSVTDNSRTGGSSFQIQAMWAALALDAGLCNVALITYGSNQRSAAGGLVASGGTPIVYEHRYKPMNPPSSYAMAAARHMHEYGTTREQLAHVAVAARQWAQRNPDAFMRDPLSIDDVLNARMVSDPLTVRDCCLVTDGAAAVVMVRADRARDLAGKPAYLLGSASATSHRSIGNMGDLTVTAALESGARAYAQAGVKASDIDVALLYDAFTINTILFLEDLGFCAKGEGGAFVDKGGIAPGGRLAVNTNGGGLSCVHPGMYGLFTMVEAVEQVRGTAGERQVPGAKLAIAHGNGGVLSSQATAIFGSEETL; encoded by the coding sequence ATGAGTGACATGAAATTTCCCCGAGGCAAAACCGCCGTGGTCGGCGCCGCCACCTTCGGCATGGGGGCCGCGCCCGGCTACGAGGCGATCGACCTGGCCGTGCACGCCAGCCTGAAGGCACTGGCCCAGGCGGGCCTGCAGCCTTCCGACGTCGACGGCCTGTTCACCACCTTGCCGCAGGACCCGTTCTCCTCGCTCACCATCGCGGAGTACCTCGGCATCCACCCCAGCGTCACCGACAACAGCCGCACCGGCGGCTCCTCGTTCCAGATCCAGGCCATGTGGGCCGCGTTGGCGCTCGATGCCGGCCTGTGCAACGTGGCCCTGATCACCTACGGCAGCAACCAGCGCTCGGCCGCGGGCGGGCTGGTGGCCAGCGGTGGCACGCCCATCGTCTACGAACACCGCTACAAACCCATGAACCCGCCGTCGTCCTATGCGATGGCGGCTGCGCGCCACATGCACGAATACGGCACCACCCGTGAGCAACTCGCGCACGTGGCCGTGGCCGCGCGCCAGTGGGCCCAACGCAACCCGGACGCGTTCATGCGCGATCCGCTGAGCATCGACGACGTGTTGAACGCGCGCATGGTGTCCGACCCCTTGACCGTGCGCGACTGCTGCCTCGTCACCGACGGCGCTGCCGCGGTGGTGATGGTGCGCGCCGACCGCGCCCGGGACTTGGCCGGCAAGCCCGCGTACCTGCTCGGCTCCGCCTCGGCCACTTCGCACCGCTCCATCGGCAACATGGGCGACCTCACCGTGACCGCCGCGCTCGAGAGCGGCGCGCGCGCCTACGCGCAAGCCGGCGTGAAGGCCAGCGACATCGACGTGGCCTTGCTCTACGACGCCTTCACCATCAACACCATCCTGTTCCTGGAAGACCTGGGTTTCTGTGCCAAGGGCGAGGGCGGAGCCTTCGTGGACAAGGGCGGTATCGCGCCCGGTGGGCGGCTCGCGGTCAACACCAATGGCGGCGGCCTCTCGTGCGTGCACCCCGGCATGTACGGCCTGTTCACCATGGTCGAGGCCGTGGAGCAGGTGCGTGGCACGGCGGGCGAGCGTCAGGTGCCGGGCGCGAAGCTCGCCATAGCGCATGGCAACGGCGGTGTGTTGTCCAGCCAGGCCACGGCAATCTTCGGATCGGAGGAGACGTTGTGA
- a CDS encoding electron transfer flavoprotein subunit beta/FixA family protein — protein sequence MKVLVAVKRVVDYNVKVRVKSDGSGVDIANVKMSMNPFDEIAVEEAVRLKEKGVVTEVIAVSCGVAQCQETLRTAMAIGADRAILVETTEELQPLAVAKLLKALVDKEQPQLIILGKQAIDDDCNQTGQMLAALAGLPQATFASKVEVADGKANVTREVDGGLETLAITLPAVITTDLRLNEPRYVTLPNIMKAKKKQLDIVKPEDLGVDVKPRIKTLKVSEPPKRGAGIKVADVATLVEKLKNEAKVI from the coding sequence ATGAAAGTGTTGGTGGCCGTGAAGCGCGTGGTGGACTACAACGTCAAGGTGCGCGTGAAGAGCGACGGCAGCGGTGTGGACATCGCCAACGTCAAGATGAGCATGAACCCGTTCGACGAGATCGCGGTCGAAGAGGCCGTGCGCTTGAAGGAGAAGGGCGTGGTGACCGAGGTGATCGCGGTCTCCTGCGGCGTGGCGCAATGCCAGGAAACGCTGCGCACGGCCATGGCGATTGGCGCGGACCGCGCGATCCTGGTGGAGACCACCGAAGAACTGCAACCGCTGGCCGTGGCCAAGCTCCTGAAGGCCTTGGTCGACAAGGAACAACCGCAACTCATCATCCTGGGCAAGCAAGCCATTGATGACGACTGCAACCAGACGGGCCAGATGCTGGCCGCGCTGGCCGGTCTGCCGCAAGCCACGTTTGCGTCCAAGGTCGAAGTGGCCGACGGCAAGGCCAACGTGACGCGCGAAGTCGACGGCGGGCTGGAGACGCTGGCGATCACGCTGCCGGCGGTCATCACCACCGACCTGCGCCTGAACGAGCCACGTTACGTGACGCTGCCCAACATCATGAAGGCGAAGAAGAAGCAGCTGGACATTGTGAAACCCGAAGACCTGGGCGTGGACGTGAAGCCGCGCATCAAGACCTTGAAGGTGAGCGAGCCGCCCAAGCGCGGCGCGGGCATCAAGGTGGCCGATGTGGCCACCCTGGTCGAGAAACTCAAAAACGAAGCGAAGGTGATCTGA
- a CDS encoding electron transfer flavoprotein subunit alpha/FixB family protein, translating into MTVLVIAEHDNASLKGATLNTVKAAAEISMFLDGQVHVLVAGHQAKAAADAAAQIAGVAKVIHADTPGLEHGLAENVAAQVLALAGNYSHILFPATAGGKNVAPRVAAALDVGQVSDITKVISTDTFERPIYAGNAIATVQATDAKHVITVRTTGFDPAAASGGSAAVETATAALADGKSEFKGSEIAKNDRPELTAAKIIVSGGRALGSSEKFNEVMTPLADKLGAAIGASRAAVDAGYAPNDLQVGQTGKIVAPQLYIAAGISGAIQHLAGMKDSKVIVAINKDPEAPIFSVADYGLEADLFGAVPELVGTL; encoded by the coding sequence ATGACGGTCCTTGTCATTGCCGAACACGACAACGCGTCCCTCAAGGGAGCGACCCTCAACACGGTAAAGGCCGCCGCCGAGATCAGCATGTTCCTGGATGGTCAGGTGCATGTGCTGGTCGCGGGTCACCAGGCCAAGGCGGCGGCCGATGCGGCGGCGCAGATCGCTGGCGTTGCGAAGGTGATCCATGCCGACACACCGGGTCTTGAACACGGCCTGGCCGAGAACGTGGCTGCGCAGGTACTGGCCCTGGCTGGCAACTACAGCCATATCCTCTTCCCCGCCACCGCCGGTGGCAAGAACGTAGCCCCGCGCGTGGCCGCTGCGCTGGACGTGGGGCAGGTCAGTGACATCACCAAGGTGATCAGCACCGACACCTTCGAGCGCCCGATCTACGCGGGCAACGCCATCGCCACTGTGCAGGCCACCGACGCCAAGCACGTGATCACCGTGCGCACGACCGGCTTCGACCCGGCCGCAGCCAGCGGTGGCAGCGCCGCGGTGGAAACCGCCACGGCCGCACTGGCGGATGGAAAAAGCGAATTCAAGGGCAGCGAGATCGCGAAGAACGACCGCCCGGAACTGACCGCCGCGAAGATCATCGTCTCCGGTGGCCGTGCGCTGGGCAGCAGCGAGAAGTTCAACGAGGTGATGACGCCGCTGGCCGACAAGCTCGGTGCGGCCATCGGTGCCAGCCGCGCGGCGGTGGACGCGGGCTATGCGCCCAACGACTTGCAAGTGGGCCAGACCGGCAAGATCGTGGCACCCCAGCTCTACATCGCCGCCGGCATCTCCGGTGCCATCCAGCATCTGGCGGGCATGAAGGACAGTAAGGTGATCGTGGCGATCAACAAGGACCCGGAAGCACCGATCTTCTCGGTGGCCGACTACGGCCTCGAAGCCGATCTGTTCGGAGCCGTGCCCGAGCTCGTGGGCACGTTGTAA
- a CDS encoding LuxR C-terminal-related transcriptional regulator — protein sequence MASSVRLTRPLGTRRLMAREQLMERLMAARHQRCVVVLGQAGCGKTSTLLAWRQALLRADVDVAWLSLAPEHDPLPGFLRDLLASLAQVDPAMVREATLLTEGAQADAEIENGIIALVRGIAARPRELVLMLDDLQHLRDPRIFRVVQWLLDDAPPHFHLALSSRSALPLSFERMRSRQRVTELDMRDLRFSAQETERYLRQQLGNIDADDARALHELTDGWVAGLQLFALDLRAQAPGGAGRYAPVRVRDAQAFASYFEREVLVRLAPAELEMLTRASICARFSVSLCAALLDDAPSLPRVRASLERLEAENFFIGQIGSGEREPWYRLHPLLREALLARVQAWPIEEQRALHAAACRWFGARGDVEGSVLHAVRAGDMAQAIALVAASAHDLLSSGELLQLAQLLRHVPAEAIVQHFDLHLAQAYLGMYARDFEACEASLRQMEARIDCLDARQRYDLLLLRCALAVQQDRIDTVLRHREALRGIPPDATDLAWTSRANLLARTYVHEGAHEAAREVLAGAQHRSGAQLSGLVGRCMLAVSLGRQGRFSEAEQLAREVLRSAEQRGAAFGGVACMATAVLADVLYEIGEVEAAQAMLEPRMAAIERLALPGFVLHALSTLSHCHRLAGREDDALAAIERLEAYAQRFGFDRVLAQALGLRLRHLLLRSQMDEALTILRRLEGLAKSHSGDRSAARQIKDGLQRACTEMALDGRDHAAAVLLLEARAASGREPAGRAFAALQCQWALACFEMGKLEAARAHLLEGVRIGHAFGLVRTVLDVSPAMAQLLRRLLPREDLEPLLAFHVDRLLATADRSSARPGAGAAAVAVPRAPLASLASLSEREYEVLSLLAQAMPNKKIARVLDVSLDTVKFHLKNIYTKLGVSARDEAVARLREAETRAPTPQG from the coding sequence ATGGCCAGTTCTGTCCGGTTGACCCGACCGCTGGGCACGCGCCGCTTGATGGCGCGCGAGCAGCTCATGGAGCGGCTCATGGCGGCTCGGCACCAGCGCTGCGTGGTCGTGTTGGGGCAGGCCGGTTGCGGCAAGACGAGCACCCTGCTGGCCTGGCGCCAGGCGTTGCTGAGAGCCGATGTCGACGTGGCCTGGTTGTCGCTCGCGCCCGAACACGATCCCTTGCCCGGTTTCCTGCGCGATCTGCTGGCCAGCTTGGCCCAGGTCGATCCGGCGATGGTGCGCGAGGCCACCTTGTTGACCGAAGGCGCACAAGCCGATGCGGAGATTGAGAACGGCATCATTGCGCTGGTCCGGGGCATCGCAGCGCGCCCACGCGAACTGGTGCTAATGCTCGACGACCTGCAACACCTGCGCGATCCCCGCATCTTCCGCGTTGTTCAATGGTTGCTGGACGACGCGCCCCCGCATTTCCACCTGGCCCTGAGCTCGCGCAGCGCCCTGCCGCTGTCGTTCGAGCGCATGCGTTCGCGCCAACGGGTGACCGAACTGGACATGCGCGACCTGCGTTTCAGCGCGCAGGAAACGGAGCGCTACCTTCGCCAGCAGCTCGGCAACATCGATGCGGACGATGCGCGGGCCTTGCACGAACTCACCGACGGATGGGTCGCGGGCCTGCAACTCTTCGCGCTCGACCTGCGGGCCCAGGCCCCCGGTGGGGCGGGCCGCTATGCGCCGGTGCGCGTGCGCGACGCGCAGGCATTCGCCAGCTACTTCGAGCGCGAGGTGCTCGTGCGCCTGGCACCCGCGGAGCTGGAGATGCTGACCCGGGCCTCGATCTGCGCCCGGTTCAGCGTGTCCCTGTGCGCCGCGCTGTTGGACGATGCGCCGTCGCTGCCGCGCGTGCGCGCCAGTCTGGAGCGGCTAGAGGCCGAGAACTTCTTCATCGGCCAGATCGGCAGCGGCGAGCGCGAACCCTGGTACCGGCTGCACCCCTTGCTGCGCGAAGCCTTGCTGGCGCGCGTGCAGGCCTGGCCCATCGAGGAGCAACGCGCGCTGCACGCCGCTGCCTGCCGCTGGTTCGGCGCGCGTGGCGATGTGGAGGGCTCGGTGCTCCACGCCGTGCGCGCGGGCGACATGGCGCAGGCGATTGCGCTGGTGGCGGCCAGCGCCCACGACCTCCTGTCCAGTGGCGAGCTGCTGCAGCTGGCGCAACTCCTGCGCCACGTGCCGGCCGAAGCGATCGTTCAACATTTCGACCTGCACCTGGCCCAGGCCTATCTGGGCATGTATGCCCGCGACTTCGAGGCCTGCGAGGCCAGCCTGCGGCAGATGGAGGCGCGTATCGACTGCCTCGACGCGCGACAGCGCTACGACCTGCTGCTGTTGCGCTGCGCGCTGGCGGTGCAGCAGGATCGGATCGACACCGTGCTGCGGCACCGCGAGGCCCTGCGAGGCATTCCGCCGGACGCGACGGACCTGGCCTGGACCAGCCGTGCCAATCTGCTGGCCCGTACCTACGTCCACGAAGGCGCGCATGAGGCAGCGCGGGAGGTGCTTGCCGGCGCGCAGCACCGCAGCGGCGCCCAGCTCAGTGGCCTGGTGGGGCGTTGCATGCTCGCGGTGAGCCTGGGGCGCCAGGGCCGGTTCAGCGAAGCCGAGCAACTTGCGCGCGAGGTGCTGCGCAGCGCCGAGCAACGAGGGGCTGCCTTCGGCGGCGTGGCCTGCATGGCCACCGCCGTGTTGGCCGATGTGCTCTACGAGATCGGGGAGGTGGAAGCGGCGCAGGCGATGCTGGAGCCGCGCATGGCCGCCATCGAGCGGCTCGCGTTGCCCGGTTTCGTTCTGCACGCGCTGTCCACGCTGTCGCACTGCCACAGGCTGGCCGGCCGCGAGGACGACGCGTTGGCGGCGATCGAGCGGCTCGAAGCCTACGCGCAGCGTTTCGGCTTCGACCGCGTGCTTGCGCAGGCGCTGGGCCTGCGGTTGCGCCACCTGCTGTTGCGCAGCCAGATGGACGAAGCGCTCACCATTCTGCGGCGCTTGGAAGGACTGGCAAAGTCCCACAGCGGCGACCGATCGGCCGCGCGGCAGATCAAGGACGGACTCCAGCGGGCATGCACGGAGATGGCGCTGGATGGTCGCGACCACGCGGCGGCGGTTCTGCTGCTGGAAGCACGCGCCGCGTCGGGCCGTGAACCTGCGGGGCGGGCGTTCGCCGCCTTGCAGTGCCAATGGGCCTTGGCCTGCTTCGAAATGGGCAAGCTGGAGGCCGCGCGCGCGCACCTGCTCGAAGGTGTGCGCATCGGTCATGCCTTTGGCCTGGTGCGCACGGTGCTGGACGTATCACCCGCGATGGCGCAGCTGTTGCGCCGCCTGCTGCCGCGCGAGGATCTGGAGCCGTTGTTGGCTTTTCATGTCGACCGCCTGCTCGCGACGGCCGATCGCAGCTCCGCACGCCCAGGTGCGGGGGCCGCTGCGGTGGCTGTTCCACGTGCGCCGCTGGCGTCGTTGGCGTCGCTCAGCGAGCGGGAATACGAGGTGCTGTCGCTGCTGGCGCAGGCTATGCCCAACAAGAAGATCGCGCGCGTGCTCGACGTATCGCTCGACACGGTCAAGTTCCACCTGAAGAACATCTACACCAAGCTCGGCGTAAGCGCGCGCGACGAGGCCGTGGCGCGCCTGCGCGAGGCCGAAACCCGGGCGCCTACTCCACAAGGGTAG
- a CDS encoding Bug family tripartite tricarboxylate transporter substrate binding protein, which produces MNRIAKVGIALLLGAAAGWASAFPDKPVRIVLPYPAGGPTDAVARSVAEKLSATWGQPVIVENRPGASGAIGTEMVVKTPADGYTLLLHSPIMLSTEMTRPTVRYRTLKDFKPVSLLFSTAVFLMASNQNTQGDLKPVLASSAARAGELNYGTHGLGTTGHYMGRRLERTAGVEMTHVPFTGDATILTALLGGHIKLGILSGTGARKALESGKVRGLAVASPERSPLMPEIPTFKEQGFAGFDRESWGMLLAPAGTPDAIVNQIAREVDRIVKQPEVVQQFLGFGLSAKGGTAADALNVVQGDYAYWSRLIEEFGVLGQ; this is translated from the coding sequence ATGAATCGCATTGCAAAAGTGGGTATCGCGCTGCTGCTGGGCGCAGCAGCAGGTTGGGCGTCGGCATTTCCCGACAAACCGGTGCGCATCGTGCTGCCCTACCCGGCGGGCGGGCCCACCGACGCGGTCGCGCGCAGCGTGGCCGAGAAGCTCAGCGCCACGTGGGGGCAGCCGGTCATTGTCGAGAACCGCCCGGGCGCCAGTGGTGCGATCGGTACCGAGATGGTGGTCAAGACCCCGGCGGACGGCTACACCTTGCTGCTGCATTCGCCCATCATGCTGTCCACCGAGATGACGCGCCCGACAGTGCGCTACCGCACGCTGAAAGACTTCAAGCCGGTCTCGCTCCTTTTCTCGACGGCGGTGTTCCTCATGGCCAGCAACCAGAACACGCAGGGTGACCTGAAGCCGGTGTTGGCTTCTTCGGCCGCGCGCGCGGGCGAACTGAACTACGGCACACACGGCCTGGGCACGACTGGCCACTACATGGGCCGTCGCCTGGAACGCACGGCAGGCGTCGAGATGACGCACGTGCCCTTCACCGGCGACGCGACCATCCTGACCGCGCTGCTTGGGGGCCACATCAAGCTCGGTATTTTGAGCGGCACCGGCGCACGCAAGGCGTTGGAGTCCGGCAAGGTACGCGGCCTGGCCGTGGCCAGTCCGGAGCGCTCGCCGCTGATGCCCGAGATCCCGACGTTCAAGGAGCAAGGCTTCGCCGGCTTCGACCGCGAAAGCTGGGGCATGCTGCTGGCGCCGGCGGGCACGCCCGATGCCATCGTCAACCAGATTGCCCGCGAGGTCGACCGCATCGTCAAGCAGCCCGAGGTGGTGCAGCAGTTCCTCGGCTTCGGCTTGAGCGCCAAAGGTGGCACGGCAGCGGACGCGTTGAATGTCGTGCAGGGCGACTACGCCTACTGGAGCCGCCTCATCGAGGAGTTCGGGGTTCTCGGGCAATGA
- a CDS encoding AMP-binding protein translates to MTLARHHKHWPPGVPHSLAAPNGTLFDRLEAAARRTPEKTAIDYYGGATSFREFHRAVLNLAGYLQQHLGVARGDRVMLLMQNCPQFVIGFHAIQRCDAVVVSLSPMSTSDEVWHFAEDAGARVIITTQELQPRAEAAMAQGLITGCIVGACADMAGSADAPDFVREPRRPHDRALRPEVHDFAGALAAGIEPRPMENQGGDLAVIAYTSGTTGQPKGAMLLHRAFCLMVAQRSLWFAGSADCSDLIVLPMNHVAGMCAMNQAVCEGRTTVLLARWDAAAIPALIEKHRIDRWAAVTPMLVELMGRPEFERHDISSLKRLYGGAIAMPAAVAREVERRFGVPFIECYGMTETCGSSHMNPPQAPRLQCGGIPQINVDARIIDPSTGAELGPDEPGEIVMHCAAQFEGYWNKPEATREAFIEIEGKRFVRSGDIGHVDEDGYFYITDRLKRMINASGFKVWPAEVELCLAGHPAVQESCVFGVPDAQRGETVKALVVLKPAVSDSTAPQALIEFLRGHLAAYKVPRSVDFVDGLPKTAAGKVRWRELQEQHARAADFSTTLLKTP, encoded by the coding sequence ATGACGCTCGCCCGGCACCACAAGCATTGGCCACCCGGCGTGCCCCACTCGCTGGCGGCGCCGAACGGCACACTCTTCGACCGCCTGGAGGCGGCCGCTCGGCGGACGCCGGAGAAGACGGCGATCGATTACTACGGTGGTGCCACCAGCTTTCGCGAGTTCCACCGCGCGGTGCTCAACCTCGCGGGCTACCTGCAGCAACACCTGGGCGTGGCGCGCGGCGATCGGGTGATGCTGCTGATGCAGAACTGCCCGCAGTTCGTCATCGGTTTCCACGCCATCCAGCGCTGCGATGCGGTGGTGGTGTCGCTCAGCCCGATGAGCACGTCCGACGAGGTCTGGCATTTTGCCGAAGACGCCGGTGCGCGCGTGATCATCACCACGCAGGAACTGCAGCCGCGCGCCGAGGCGGCGATGGCGCAGGGCCTCATCACCGGCTGCATCGTCGGGGCCTGTGCCGACATGGCGGGCAGCGCCGACGCGCCCGACTTCGTGCGCGAACCGCGCCGGCCCCATGACCGCGCCTTGCGCCCCGAGGTGCACGATTTCGCCGGTGCGCTGGCCGCGGGCATCGAGCCGCGCCCCATGGAGAACCAGGGCGGCGACCTGGCCGTGATCGCCTACACCTCGGGCACCACCGGCCAGCCCAAGGGCGCCATGCTGCTGCACCGCGCCTTCTGTCTCATGGTGGCGCAGCGCTCCCTGTGGTTTGCCGGCTCGGCGGACTGCAGCGACCTGATCGTGCTGCCCATGAACCACGTGGCCGGCATGTGCGCGATGAACCAGGCGGTCTGCGAAGGCCGCACCACCGTGCTGCTGGCGCGCTGGGACGCGGCGGCCATTCCCGCGCTGATCGAGAAACACCGCATCGACCGCTGGGCGGCGGTGACGCCGATGCTGGTGGAGCTGATGGGCCGGCCCGAGTTCGAGCGGCACGACATCTCGTCGCTCAAGCGCCTGTACGGTGGCGCGATCGCGATGCCGGCGGCCGTGGCGCGTGAGGTGGAGCGGCGTTTTGGCGTGCCCTTCATCGAGTGCTACGGCATGACCGAGACCTGCGGCAGCTCGCACATGAATCCGCCGCAGGCGCCGCGCCTGCAGTGTGGCGGCATACCGCAGATCAACGTCGACGCGCGGATCATCGACCCCTCCACGGGCGCCGAGCTCGGGCCCGACGAGCCGGGCGAGATCGTCATGCACTGCGCAGCGCAGTTCGAGGGCTACTGGAACAAGCCGGAGGCCACGCGCGAGGCCTTCATCGAGATCGAGGGCAAGCGTTTCGTGCGCAGCGGCGACATCGGCCATGTCGACGAAGACGGCTACTTCTACATCACCGACCGCTTGAAGCGAATGATCAACGCTTCGGGCTTCAAGGTCTGGCCGGCCGAGGTGGAGCTGTGCCTGGCGGGCCACCCTGCGGTGCAGGAGTCCTGCGTTTTCGGCGTGCCGGACGCGCAGCGCGGCGAGACGGTCAAGGCCCTGGTGGTGCTCAAACCGGCGGTGTCGGACAGCACGGCGCCGCAGGCCCTGATCGAATTCCTGCGCGGCCACCTCGCGGCCTACAAAGTGCCGCGCAGCGTGGATTTCGTGGACGGCTTGCCCAAGACCGCGGCCGGCAAGGTGCGCTGGCGCGAGCTGCAGGAGCAGCACGCCCGTGCCGCCGACTTTTCGACAACCCTTTTGAAAACCCCATGA
- a CDS encoding 3-oxoacyl-[acyl-carrier-protein] synthase III C-terminal domain-containing protein — protein MTYGITGYGAYVPRLRMQRAAIAAAHRWMSPGLAAGAKGQRAFCSWDEDSITMAVEAARPVLNAPARAAFQSLTVATTRPAFADLQGASIVAGALAMPAAVRTADLGQSPRAGVSALLAQWRLADGPALVIASDHPSAKPASAQELGYGAGAAVFALGSEGVIAELIGAHSSWNLFVDHFRSNGSKHDYHWEERWVRDEGYAKIVPEAVAAALASAGVDAAQVKHFIFASPLKGSGAMVTKRCGIAAEAFDTTLDEQCGYAGAAHACLMLADALERGQPGEVIVLVGFGQGCDVLVLRATEAIAAYRPRGGVRAALADAQVHGDYLRMLSYDKGIELEWGMRSEKPVKTALSEQYRSSDQLGAMVGCRCKRCGTVQFPRLAYCVGEGCGAPSTNSEPVPLSDVPAQLLTCTADWLSYHPAPPLHVGFVQFENGARVLMEIVDVGATALDVGTPLRMTYRVKDVDTARGFARYFWKATPLAA, from the coding sequence ATGACCTACGGAATCACCGGCTATGGCGCTTACGTGCCACGCCTTCGGATGCAGCGCGCCGCGATTGCCGCGGCCCACCGCTGGATGTCGCCCGGCCTGGCCGCCGGCGCGAAGGGCCAGCGCGCCTTTTGCAGCTGGGACGAAGACAGCATCACCATGGCGGTGGAGGCGGCCCGCCCGGTGCTGAACGCACCGGCGCGCGCCGCATTCCAGTCGCTGACGGTCGCGACCACGCGACCCGCTTTTGCGGACTTGCAGGGCGCGAGCATCGTGGCCGGCGCGCTTGCGATGCCGGCGGCGGTGCGCACGGCCGACCTGGGCCAGTCGCCCCGCGCGGGCGTGAGCGCTCTGCTGGCGCAATGGCGCCTGGCGGATGGGCCGGCGCTCGTCATTGCCAGCGACCATCCCAGCGCCAAACCCGCGAGTGCGCAGGAACTGGGCTACGGCGCAGGTGCCGCCGTGTTCGCGCTCGGCAGCGAAGGCGTGATCGCCGAGCTGATTGGCGCGCACAGCAGCTGGAACCTGTTCGTCGACCACTTCCGCTCGAACGGTTCAAAGCACGACTACCACTGGGAAGAGCGCTGGGTGCGCGACGAGGGCTACGCCAAGATCGTGCCCGAAGCAGTGGCCGCCGCACTGGCTTCGGCCGGTGTCGACGCGGCACAGGTGAAGCATTTCATCTTCGCGTCACCACTCAAGGGCAGCGGCGCCATGGTCACCAAACGCTGCGGCATCGCGGCCGAGGCGTTCGACACGACGCTGGACGAACAATGCGGCTATGCCGGCGCGGCGCACGCCTGCCTCATGCTGGCCGACGCGCTCGAACGTGGCCAGCCCGGCGAAGTGATCGTGCTGGTGGGCTTCGGCCAGGGTTGCGACGTGCTGGTGCTGCGCGCCACCGAGGCCATTGCCGCCTACCGGCCGCGCGGCGGCGTGCGCGCGGCCTTGGCCGACGCGCAGGTACACGGCGACTACCTGCGCATGCTGTCCTACGACAAGGGCATCGAACTGGAATGGGGCATGCGCTCGGAGAAGCCGGTGAAGACCGCGCTCAGCGAGCAGTACCGCTCCTCGGACCAGCTCGGCGCGATGGTGGGCTGCCGGTGCAAGCGCTGCGGCACGGTGCAGTTTCCGCGCCTGGCCTATTGCGTGGGCGAGGGCTGCGGCGCGCCGTCCACGAACAGCGAGCCCGTGCCCTTGAGCGATGTGCCGGCCCAGTTGCTGACCTGCACCGCCGACTGGTTGTCCTACCACCCCGCACCGCCCCTGCACGTGGGTTTCGTGCAGTTCGAGAACGGCGCGCGGGTGCTGATGGAGATCGTTGACGTGGGCGCGACCGCGCTCGACGTGGGCACGCCGCTGCGCATGACCTACCGCGTCAAGGACGTGGACACCGCGCGCGGCTTCGCGCGCTATTTCTGGAAAGCCACGCCCCTGGCGGCGTGA